One genomic segment of Mytilus trossulus isolate FHL-02 chromosome 4, PNRI_Mtr1.1.1.hap1, whole genome shotgun sequence includes these proteins:
- the LOC134714431 gene encoding uncharacterized protein LOC134714431 encodes MSDILKIGTLFPVFKNKGDARYAKNYRGITVTPIYSKIIEKIIELRENPIILEKQNPLQRGFTENTTPLLCELIIEKFERKSKDLKLPTYIALLDGKSAFDVVVHSNLIRRLYQTGISDQSIILIDSLYKNATSCIKWGNKTSAILEIEQGVRQGGAISADLYKLHVNPLLNLLCDTGIGGHIGNFSCCSPTCADDVAIIANNPIELQTLVNIAVNFSRREDTLYNQQKV; translated from the coding sequence ATGtctgatattttgaaaattggtacACTATTTCCTGTATTTAAGAATAAGGGTGATGCAAGATATGCGAAAAATTATAGAGGAATAACAGTCACACCTATTTACTCCAAAATCATTGAAAAGATAATTGAATTACGGGAAAACCCTATAATCCTGGAGAAACAAAATCCATTACAAAGAGGATTTACTGAGAACACCACCCCTCTGTTATGTGAATTAATTATTGAAAAGTTTGAGCGTAAAAGTAAAGATCTCAAATTACCAACATATATAGCTTTACTTGATGGTAAATCAGCATTTGATGTGGTTGTACATTCAAATCTTATAAGGAGATTATATCAAACAGGAATCTCTGATCAATCCATAATATTGATAGACAGTCTATACAAAAATGCAACATCTTGTATAAAATGGGGAAATAAAACTTCAGCAATATTGGAAATAGAACAGGGCGTACGTCAAGGCGGTGCCATTAGTGCTGATCTGTACAAGTTGCATGTCAACCCTCTACTAAACCTCTTATGTGACACAGGAATAGGTGGACACATAGGCAATTTTAGCTGCTGTTCTCCAACATGTGCTGATGACGTTGCTATCATAGCAAACAATCCAATAGAACTTCAGACGCTAGTAAATATTGCTGTCAATTTTAGTAGGAGAGAGGATACACTTTACAACCAACAAAAAGTGTAA